The genomic interval ACGACGGTCCCGCCGAAGCTGCTGAAGAAGGCGCGCAAGGCGGCCGTAGGACTCGATCCGCACGGGACGGCGATCGCGGTCGCCGCGCTCGTCGCCGACCGGGTGGCGTACCTCCCCGGTGTCACCGGCGTGAACACCTCCGCCGCCGAGGCCTGGGAACAGGGCGCCGGCGTCTGCCAGGACATCGCCCATGTGACCATCGCGCTGCTGCGGGGGCTCGGTCTGCCCACGCGCTACGTCTCCGGCTACCTGCACCCGGAGAGCGAGGCGGAGCTGCACCGCCCGGTGGCCGGCCAGAGCCATGCCTGGATCGAGTACTGGGCGGGCGACTGGTGCGGCTACGACCCCACCAACCGGACCCGGCCCGACGAGTCCCATGTGGTGGTGGGCCGGGGGCGCGACTACGACGACGTGACCCCGCACAAGGGGATCTACCGGGGGGTGGCGGGCGGGCCGCCGGAGGTGACGGTGGAGTTCACGCGGGTGGCATAGCCCCAGGGTCGTACCGGGGTCGCGCCCTGTCTCAGCCCCGCTTCGGGCCGGTGATCGCCTCACCGGTCACGAAGCCCTTGGCGGGGCCGTCCGGGGTCTCGACCTCGGTGCCGTAGGGGACGCGGTGAATGTCCTCCCAGTCGGCCTTGTCGGGGCGGGGGGGTGAAGAGGGTTACGGCGCCCTGGCCGTCGTAGTCGTCGATGAGGACGTACATGGGGATGCCGGCGCGGGCGTACTCGCGGCGCCTGCGGATGCGGTCACGGTCCTGGTCGCTCTTCCCGGGGGAGGCGCTACGCAGACGGTTGACAACCCGGG from Streptomyces sp. NBC_01288 carries:
- a CDS encoding transglutaminase family protein, coding for MTRRLRIRHTTRVSYAQAAVSSHNEVRMTPLTLPGQTTLDARVTVNPTTPTWSYWDYWGTQVTGFDLMDPHADLTITASSLVETSPPDLLGPSPTWQEVTERTTNSRLLEFIGPTVRTTVPPKLLKKARKAAVGLDPHGTAIAVAALVADRVAYLPGVTGVNTSAAEAWEQGAGVCQDIAHVTIALLRGLGLPTRYVSGYLHPESEAELHRPVAGQSHAWIEYWAGDWCGYDPTNRTRPDESHVVVGRGRDYDDVTPHKGIYRGVAGGPPEVTVEFTRVA